One window of the Sparus aurata chromosome 17, fSpaAur1.1, whole genome shotgun sequence genome contains the following:
- the clec3ba gene encoding tetranectin isoform X2 has product MDVRGVCLMFCLLLLAHCRAQQQTSSKRRNDSANSAAIEELKRRIDDIVQELNLVKENQALQTVCLRGTKIPGKCFLADPVKKTFHAASDDCIAKGGSLATPLTGDENDQLHSYVRQSIGPEAHIWLGINDLVTEGQWLDQSGSNVRFKNWETEITLQPDGGRSHNCAILSIPANGKWFDESCRAEKASVCEFNIV; this is encoded by the exons ATGGATGTTAGAGGGGTTTGCTTGatgttttgtctgctcctgctggCACACTGCAGGGCCCAGCAGCAGACCTCCTCCAAGAGAAGAAATG ACTCTGCAAACAGTGCTGCGATTGAGGAGCTGAAGAGACGGATCGATGACATTGTTCAAGAGCTGAATCTGGTGAAAGAGAACCAAGCTCTACAGACAG TTTGTCTGCGAGGCACCAAGATCCCCGGCAAGTGTTTCCTGGCCGACCCCGTGAAGAAGACCTTCCACGCGGCCAGTGACGACTGCATCGCCAAAGGTGGCAGTCTGGCCACTCCTCTAACAGGAGACGAGAACGACCAGCTCCACAGCTACGTGCGTCAGAGCATCGGCCCAGAGGCGCACATCTGGCTGGGCATTAACGACCTGGTGACCGAGGGCCAGTGGCTGGACCAATCGGGCTCCAACGTGCGCTTCAAGAACTGGGAGACAGAGATCACCCTGCAGCCGGACGGGGGGCGTAGCCACAATTGCGCCATCCTCTCCATCCCGGCCAACGGGAAGTGGTTTGATGAGAGCTGCCGAGCTGAGAAAGCTTCTGTGTGTGAGTTCAACATCGTCTAA
- the clec3ba gene encoding tetranectin isoform X1, with protein MDVRGVCLMFCLLLLAHCRAQQQTSSKRRNGKKDSANSAAIEELKRRIDDIVQELNLVKENQALQTVCLRGTKIPGKCFLADPVKKTFHAASDDCIAKGGSLATPLTGDENDQLHSYVRQSIGPEAHIWLGINDLVTEGQWLDQSGSNVRFKNWETEITLQPDGGRSHNCAILSIPANGKWFDESCRAEKASVCEFNIV; from the exons ATGGATGTTAGAGGGGTTTGCTTGatgttttgtctgctcctgctggCACACTGCAGGGCCCAGCAGCAGACCTCCTCCAAGAGAAGAAATGGTAAGAAAG ACTCTGCAAACAGTGCTGCGATTGAGGAGCTGAAGAGACGGATCGATGACATTGTTCAAGAGCTGAATCTGGTGAAAGAGAACCAAGCTCTACAGACAG TTTGTCTGCGAGGCACCAAGATCCCCGGCAAGTGTTTCCTGGCCGACCCCGTGAAGAAGACCTTCCACGCGGCCAGTGACGACTGCATCGCCAAAGGTGGCAGTCTGGCCACTCCTCTAACAGGAGACGAGAACGACCAGCTCCACAGCTACGTGCGTCAGAGCATCGGCCCAGAGGCGCACATCTGGCTGGGCATTAACGACCTGGTGACCGAGGGCCAGTGGCTGGACCAATCGGGCTCCAACGTGCGCTTCAAGAACTGGGAGACAGAGATCACCCTGCAGCCGGACGGGGGGCGTAGCCACAATTGCGCCATCCTCTCCATCCCGGCCAACGGGAAGTGGTTTGATGAGAGCTGCCGAGCTGAGAAAGCTTCTGTGTGTGAGTTCAACATCGTCTAA